The region CTACGTACTGGAACAGCAGATCGAGCGTGAACAATTCCCGCAGGATCAGTCGGAAAAATATCTGGAACACCTGAAAGGCTATCTGATCCCGAAATACGCCGAATTTATCGGTAAAGAGATCCAGACTGCCTATCTGGAATCCTATTCGGAATACGGCCAAAACATTTTTGACCGCTACGTGACCTATGCAGACTTCTGGATCCAGGATCAAGAGTACCGTGATCCGGATACCGGCCAGCTGTTCGATCGCGAATCCCTGAACGCTGAACTGGAGAAAATCGAGAAACCGGCCGGCATCAGCAACCCGAAAGATTTCCGCAACGAAATAGTCAACTTCGTGCTGCGCGCCCGTGCTAATAATAGTGGTCGTAACCCTAACTGGACCAGCTATGAGAAGCTGCGTACCGTGATCGAGAAGAAAATGTTCTCGAACACCGAAGAGTTGCTGCCGGTGATTTCGTTTAACGCTAAAACCTCAACGGATGAGCAGAAGAAACACGACGACTTCGTCGACCGCATGATGGAAAAAGGCTACACCCGCAAACAGGTTCGCCTGCTGTGCGAATGGTATCTGCGGGTCAGAAAGTCTTCATAACGGCTAATGAGAATTAGCGTCATGGAGATGGCGTGGAAAGTTGGCAACGTCGTTTGGGGGAAGTATGGCGTATTTTATTGACCGACGGCTTAACGGCAAAAACAAGAGCATGGTTAACCGCCAGCGCTTCTTGCGCCGCTACAAGTCGCAAATCAAACAGTCGATTGCCGAAGCCATCAACAAGCGTTCGGTCACCGACGTGGACAGCGGGGAGTCGGTTTCGATCCCCAATGGCGATATCAACGAGCCGATGTTTCATCAAGGCCGCGGTGGCACACGCCACCGCGTTCATCCAGGCAACGATCACTTTGTGCAAAATGACCGTGTCGAGCGCCCTCAGGGTGGCGGCGGCGGTGGCGGCGGTCAGGGGAACGCCAGCCAGGACGGCGAAGGCGAGGATGAATTCGTTTTTCAGATATCCAAAGACGAATACCTTGATCTGCTGTTTGAGGATTTGGCGCTGCCGAACCTGAAAAAGAATCAGTATAAGCAGCTTACCGAGTTCAAAACTCATCGGGCCGGTTACACCGCCAATGGCGTGCCGGCCAATATCAGCGTGGTGCGTTCGCTGCAAAACTCTCTGGCGCGACGTACCGCCATGACCGCCGGAAAACGGCGAGCCTTGCATGAGCTGGAAGACGAGCTCACCCAGTTGGAAAACACCGAGCCGGTGCAGTTGCTGGAAGAAGAGCGGCTACGCAAAGAAATTGCCGAACTGCGCAAAAAAATCGAAAGCGTGCCGTTTATCGATACTTTTGATTTGCGTTACAAGA is a window of Serratia plymuthica DNA encoding:
- a CDS encoding YeaH/YhbH family protein; this translates as MAYFIDRRLNGKNKSMVNRQRFLRRYKSQIKQSIAEAINKRSVTDVDSGESVSIPNGDINEPMFHQGRGGTRHRVHPGNDHFVQNDRVERPQGGGGGGGGQGNASQDGEGEDEFVFQISKDEYLDLLFEDLALPNLKKNQYKQLTEFKTHRAGYTANGVPANISVVRSLQNSLARRTAMTAGKRRALHELEDELTQLENTEPVQLLEEERLRKEIAELRKKIESVPFIDTFDLRYKNYERRPEPSSQAVMFCLMDVSGSMDQATKDMAKRFYILLYLFLSRTYKNVDVVYIRHHTQAKEVDEQEFFYSQETGGTIVSSALKLMNEVVEERYDPAQWNIYAAQASDGDNWADDSPLCHELLAKKLLPMVRYYSYIEITRRAHQTLWREYEDLQVKFDNFAMQHIREPDDIYPVFRELFHKQTA